A stretch of Saccharomyces cerevisiae S288C chromosome IV, complete sequence DNA encodes these proteins:
- the CDC40 gene encoding Cdc40p (Pre-mRNA splicing factor; important for catalytic step II of pre-mRNA splicing and plays a role in cell cycle progression, particularly at the G1/S phase transition; required for DNA synthesis during mitosis and meiosis; has WD repeats; thermosensitivity of the cdc40 null mutant is functionally complemented by a chimeric construct containing the N-terminal 156 amino acids of yeast Cdc40p fused to the C-terminal two thirds (297 amino acids) of human CDC40), with the protein MGLVDGYDTSSDSDLNFDEGKSVHEKKNGNLHEDTSYEPSSNNIHKRKSHFTKSELKRRRKTRKGDGPWGSWSSSDDETSQASETQKEDQDIFVHALAEDNLDSEQIEVEEVSHFYGKSEKDYQGRGYLYPPNDVDVDLREERISFRCYLPKKVIRNYPGHPEGTTALKFLPKTGHLILSGGNDHTIKIWDFYHDYECLRDFQGHNKPIKALRFTEDCQSFLSSSFDRSVKIWDTETGKVKTRLHLNSTPADVESRPTNPHEFIVGLSNSKILHYDDRVSENQGLVQTYDHHLSSILALKYFPDGSKFISSSEDKTVRIWENQINVPIKQISDTAQHSMPFLNVHPSQNYFCAQSMDNRIYSFSLKPKYKRHPKKIFKGHSSAGYGISLAFSGDGRYICSGDSKSRLFTWDWNTSRLLNNIKIPGNKPITQVDWHPQETSKVICSGAAGKIYVCD; encoded by the coding sequence ATGGGTTTAGTAGACGGTTATGACACAAGCTCAGACTCTGATTTGAACTTCGACGAAGGCAAATCTGTtcatgaaaagaaaaatggtaaTTTGCATGAAGATACTTCGTATgaaccttcttcaaataaTATTCATAAGAGAAAATCACATTTTACAAAGTCAGAACTAAAAAGAAGACGGAAAACTCGCAAAGGAGATGGGCCGTGGGGCAGTTGGTCAAGTAGTGACGATGAAACTTCACAAGCCAGCGAAACTCAGAAAGAAGATCAGGATATCTTCGTGCACGCGCTGGCTGAGGACAACCTAGATTCGGAACAGATAGAGGTAGAGGAAGTCTCCCATTTTTATGGTAAATCAGAAAAGGACTATCAAGGCAGAGGATATTTATATCCACCAAATGACGTCGATGTTGATCTTCGTGAGGAAAGGATATCCTTTCGGTGTTACttaccaaaaaaagttatacGTAATTATCCGGGGCATCCAGAAGGAACCACTGCCCTGAAATTCTTACCTAAAACTGGACACTTAATTCTCTCTGGTGGTAATGATCATACTATAAAAATTTGGGATTTCTACCATGACTATGAATGCCTACGAGATTTTCAAGGTCATAACAAGCCTATTAAAGCATTACGATTCACCGAAGACTGTCAATCTTTTTTGAGCTCTTCCTTTGATAGAAGCGTTAAAATTTGGGATACTGAAACTGGTAAAGTGAAAACCAGGTTGCACCTTAATTCAACGCCTGCAGATGTTGAATCTCGGCCCACTAACCCACATGAGTTCATTGTAGGTTTATCGAATTCGAAAATATTACATTATGATGATCGTGTTTCAGAAAATCAAGGTCTTGTGCAGACATATGATCATCACCTAAGTAGCATTCTGGCTCTCAAGTATTTTCCCGATGGTTCGAagtttatttcttcttcagagGATAAGACGGTAAGAATTTGGGAAAATCAGATCAATGTACcaataaaacaaataaGTGACACGGCTCAACATTCTATGCCATTTTTAAATGTACATCCGTCTCAGAACTATTTCTGTGCACAAAGCATGGATAATAGAATATATTCTTTCAGTTTGAAACCCAAATATAAGAGGCATCCAAAAAAGATATTTAAAGGGCATTCATCTGCTGGTTATGGGATAAGCTTGGCTTTTTCTGGTGATGGTCGTTACATATGTTCAGGCGATTCAAAAAGCAGACTATTTACTTGGGATTGGAATACGTCGCGCTTATTAAATAACATCAAGATTCCAGGCAACAAGCCTATAACTCAAGTGGACTGGCATCCTCAAGAAACAAGTAAAGTCATTTGCAGCGGAGCGGCAGGTAAGATATATGTATGTGACTAG
- the BCP1 gene encoding protein-transporting protein BCP1 (Essential nuclear chaperone for ribosomal protein Rpl23p; involved in nuclear export of Mss4p; Mss4p is a lipid kinase that generates phosphatidylinositol 4,5-biphosphate and plays a role in actin cytoskeleton organization and vesicular transport) — protein sequence MVQAIKLNDLKNRKRKNVEEENGSDESEIDISSTDSENEEEQNGEEEIVNIDFDFFGGNPEVDFHALKNLLRQLFGPQESTRIQLSSLADLILGSPTTTIKTDGKESDPYCFLSFVDFKANHLSDYVKYLQKVDMRLSTFFKTMIDSGNKNCALVLSERLINMPPEVVPPLYKITLEDVATALGDDKHYDFYIIVTRKYEVNFDTDDDTDSGKRNKNKDERSKKRVKADEVDYFHEEDRFFEKYAKIHFESEAKKGVISSYMILDHEGLVKSIDELETEISTW from the coding sequence ATGGTTCAAGCTATCAAATTaaatgatttaaaaaataggaagagaaaaaatgtggaggaagaaaatggCAGTGACGAGTCTGAAATTGACATTAGTAGCACCGATtcagaaaatgaagaagagcaaaatggagaagaagagatcGTAAATATTGACTTCGATTTTTTCGGTGGTAACCCAGAAGTTGATTTTCATGCTTTAAAGAATTTACTGCGTCAGTTATTTGGTCCTCAAGAAAGTACCAGGATTCAACTAAGCAGCTTGGCAGATTTGATCCTAGGTTCCCCAACCACCACAATTAAAACAGACGGCAAAGAATCTGATCCATActgttttctttcattCGTTGATTTCAAAGCTAATCATCTAAGTGATTATGtcaaatatttacaaaAAGTGGACATGAGACTTTCCactttcttcaaaactATGATTGATAGTGGTAATAAAAATTGTGCTTTGGTTCTCAGTGAAAGGCTGATTAATATGCCACCGGAAGTCGTTCCACCTTTATACAAGATTACGTTGGAGGATGTTGCCACGGCACTTGGCGATGACAAACATTATGACTTCTATATCATCGTCACCAGGAAGTATGAAGTAAATTTTGACACTGACGATGATACCGACTCTGGTAAGaggaataaaaacaaagacGAAAGATCCAAAAAAAGGGTGAAGGCCGATGAAGTAGACTACTTTCATGAGGAGGACcgattttttgaaaaatatgcCAAGATTCACTTCGAATCAGAAGCTAAAAAGGGTGTTATCAGCTCATACATGATTCTTGATCACGAAGGCCTTGTCAAAAGTATCGATGAATTGGAAACAGAAATTTCCACTTGGTAA
- the EAF1 gene encoding Eaf1p (Component of the NuA4 histone acetyltransferase complex; acts as a platform for assembly of NuA4 subunits into the native complex; required for initiation of pre-meiotic DNA replication, likely due to its requirement for expression of IME1) — protein sequence MSSRPSSAVPNSASLSEDQSSDRSKFPKADDLIDERDRKLTELYCVSRLNQLLELTDENKLRKEIDAFLKKNDIRRGIRFDEASLPKLLHTAATPITKKKLKDVNLINVPNQRLSDSKMSRELPENSENVSVKSESHFVPSHDNSIRENMMDSLRPAEKTGGMWNKRPLESTMGGEEERHEKRQKMQSQSLESSNNSEMASLPISPRPPVPNALAHYTYYENIEYPPADPTEVQPAVKFKDPLIKNIMAKEIDTSDHYNENNVDALETVFLLMNDYIPSKIPQALPLAELKYMSQTLPLINLIPRAHKALTTNIINNALNEARITVVGSRIEELRRLGLWSLRQPKRFIDPWKQHNTHQNILLEEAKWMQADFKEGHKYKVAICTAMAQAIKDYWTYGEICCVKRKTLLPGKENKLSDDGRISEKSGRPSDTSRNDSDISIAGKDDIGIIANVDDITEKESAAANDNDENGKNEAGAKSDFDFADGLLSQEGAHDQIISSIDTKLLLKKPSSSSEVVLIQHEVAASSALIETEESKKELAPPFKLSIFVDELNTFEKTLIQDLPLYNGINEERPKKDDSLPFIPISKSVVSLDDNGFYKLLERQLIDEEPSISQLSKRRGMFYGNRRNHYLRPPAVPSLRYLQNRTPTIWLSEDDQELVKNINTYGYNWELISAHMTHRLTYSYLSNIERRTPWQCFERFVQLNERFNFSDLKGPRAHSAQQWLIEAHKFQQRQNRRISPLGVNTESIQRGHRRLRWASMFEAIRKCMKKRENTPRPNPTQPRKPLDCKNMKVPTPAEMSLLKAQRDEALRRDIQLRRTVKNRLQQRQQQSQQAHSSRAQSPIPSNGKSSSNLARNGQASAPRPNQKQYTEQDIIESYSRKLLEQKPDIGPEMALKAAKNYYRTLREQQQQLKQHQIQQQRQQLQEESSHVQQLQQLQPGSQAPPPKSSPSQSSLSNISNINSAPRIKSPTPQEILQRFQKQ from the coding sequence ATGTCCTCACGTCCAAGTTCAGCAGTGCCTAATTCAGCATCACTCAGTGAGGACCAGAGCAGTGATAGAAGTAAATTTCCTAAGGCAGATGACTTAATTGATGAAAGAGATAGAAAACTGACCGAACTATACTGCGTATCCCGCTTGAACCAGCTGCTAGAGTTAACAGATGAAAACAAACTTCGGAAGGAAATAGATGcatttttaaagaaaaacgaTATACGAAGGGGTATAAGGTTTGACGAGGCGTCACTGCCGAAGCTCCTACATACAGCTGCGACTCCcataacaaaaaagaaattgaaggatGTAAATTTAATAAATGTACCTAACCAGAGGCTATCCGATTCTAAAATGAGTAGGGAACTGCCAGAAAATAGCGAAAATGTATCAGTCAAATCAGAGAGTCATTTTGTTCCAAGCCACGATAATTCAATCCGTGAAAATATGATGGATTCTTTGAGGCCAGCTGAAAAGACAGGAGGTATGTGGAACAAAAGGCCACTTGAGTCAACTATGGGAGGTGAAGAAGAGCGACATGAAAAAAGACAGAAGATGCAATCTCAGTCATTGGAATCTTCTAATAATTCGGAAATGGCTTCATTACCTATTTCGCCGCGTCCCCCAGTGCCTAATGCATTAGCACACTACACTTATTATGAGAACATCGAGTACCCACCAGCAGATCCCACTGAGGTGCAACCTGCAGTAAAATTCAAGGATCCGTTGATAAAGAACATTATGGCGAAAGAGATAGATACATCAGACCATTATAACGAGAACAATGTTGACGCATTAGAGACcgtatttttattaatgaaCGATTATATACCATCGAAAATACCCCAGGCTTTGCCCTTAGCAGAATTGAAGTACATGTCACAAACTCTGCCTCTTATTAATCTAATACCGAGAGCTCACAAGGCTTTGACCActaatattataaacaACGCCTTAAACGAGGCCAGAATTACTGTTGTTGGCTCGCGAATAGAAGAACTAAGAAGACTTGGATTATGGTCTTTAAGACAACCTAAAAGATTCATCGATCCGTGGAAACAACACAATACGCATCAAAACATACTTTTAGAAGAAGCTAAATGGATGCAAGCAGATTTTAAAGAGGGCCACAAATATAAAGTAGCTATCTGCACAGCAATGGCACAGGCAATCAAGGACTACTGGACCTATGGGGAAATATGCTGTGTAAAACGTAAAACACTTCTACCTGGTaaggaaaataaattaTCTGACGACGGGCGCATATCTGAAAAGTCCGGTAGACCATCGGATACTTCAAGAAATGATTCCGATATTAGCATAGCCGGTAAGGATGACATTGGAATTATTGCGAACGTTGACGATATTactgaaaaagaaagtgcTGCTGCTAACGATAATGATGAGAATGGAAAGAATGAAGCAGGAGCTAAGAgtgattttgattttgcAGATGGTTTGTTATCTCAAGAAGGTGCCCACGATCAAATTATATCTTCTATTGACACCAAGTTACTTCTAAAAAAGCCATCCTCCTCAAGCGAAGTTGTTTTAATACAACATGAAGTAGCTGCATCATCAGCGTTGATCGAAACCGaagaatcaaagaaagagcTAGCCCCCCCATTTAAACTTTCAATCTTTGTTGACGAACTCAatacttttgaaaaaacatTAATACAGGATTTACCGCTGTATAATggtattaatgaagaacggccaaaaaaagatgattcTTTACCATTTATTCCAATTTCCAAATCGGTAGTGTCACTGGATGATAATGGATTTTATAAGTTACTTGAGCGTCAATTGATTGACGAAGAACCATCAATATCACAATTGAGCAAAAGGCGGGGTATGTTCTATGGTAATAGAAGAAATCATTATTTAAGACCACCAGCAGTACCTTCATTACGCTATCTTCAAAATAGAACACCGACTATATGGCTGTCTGAGGACGATCAGGAACTGgtcaaaaatattaacACATATGGCTACAATTGGGAATTGATTAGTGCACATATGACACATCGCCTCACATATTCTTATTTATCGAATATTGAACGTAGAACGCCATGGCAGTGTTTTGAGCGTTTTGTACAATTAAATGAACGATTCAATTTTAGTGACCTCAAGGGTCCCAGAGCACATAGTGCTCAACAGTGGTTGATTGAAGCCCATAAATTTCAGCAGAGACAGAATAGAAGAATATCGCCTTTAGGTGTAAATACAGAATCCATACAAAGAGGTCATAGGAGACTCCGTTGGGCGAGCATGTTTGAGGCGATTAGAAAAtgtatgaaaaaaagagaaaatacGCCGCGTCCCAATCCAACCCAGCCAAGGAAACCGTTAGATTGTAAAAACATGAAGGTCCCTACCCCAGCAGAAATGTCGCTTTTGAAAGCCCAAAGAGATGAGGCATTGAGAAGGGATATACAATTGAGAAGAACAGTGAAAAATAGATTACAACAGAGGCAACAGCAAAGTCAGCAGGCACATTCATCCCGAGCTCAAAGTCCAATACCTTCAAATGgcaaatcttcttcaaatttggCTAGAAATGGGCAAGCGTCGGCTCCAAGACCAAACCAGAAACAGTATACTGAGCAAGATATCATTGAAAGTTACTCGAGGAAGTTGTTGGAGCAAAAACCAGACATTGGTCCTGAGATGGCCCTTAAGGCGGCAAAAAACTATTATAGAACCTTGAGAgaacaacagcaacagctAAAGCAGCACCAGATTCAACAGCAAAGGCAGCAGTTACAGGAGGAGTCCAGTCATGTGCAGCAACTGCAGCAACTACAACCAGGGTCTCAAGCTCCGCCACCGAAATCATCTCCATCTCAATCTTCTCTTTCCAATATTTCTAACATTAATTCTGCTCCAAGGATAAAGTCACCAACTCCACAGGAGATTTTACAAAGGTTCCAAAAACAATGA
- the SEM1 gene encoding proteasome regulatory particle lid subunit SEM1 (19S proteasome regulatory particle lid subcomplex component; role in Ub-dependent proteolysis and proteasome stability; involved in TREX-2 mediated mRNA export, and in the prevention of transcription-associated genome instability; ubiquitinated by Nedd4-like E3-ligase, Rsp5p; human ortholog DSS1, a BRCA1 binding protein implicated in cancer, complements the yeast null; drives trinucleotide repeat expansion; protein abundance increases in response to DNA replication stress), producing MSTDVAAAQAQSKIDLTKKKNEEINKKSLEEDDEFEDFPIDTWANGETIKSNAVTQTNIWEENWDDVEVDDDFTNELKAELDRYKRENQ from the coding sequence ATGAGTACGGACGTTGCTGCTGCACAAGCCCAAAGTAAAATAgatttaacaaaaaaaaaaaatgaggaaATAAATAAGAAGTCTCTAGAGGAAGAcgatgaatttgaagatttcCCCATTGACACATGGGCCAATGGtgaaacaataaaaagcaATGCTGTAACGCAAACAAACATATGGGAAGAAAACTGGGATGATGTTGAAGTTGACGACGATTTCACCAATGAATTGAAGGCCGAATTGGATAGATACAAACGGGAAAATCAGTGA
- the TFC6 gene encoding transcription factor TFIIIC subunit TFC6 (Subunit of RNA polymerase III transcription initiation factor complex; one of six subunits of RNA polymerase III transcription initiation factor complex (TFIIIC); part of TFIIIC TauB domain that binds BoxB promoter sites of tRNA and other genes; cooperates with Tfc3p in DNA binding; human homolog is TFIIIC-110) yields MAVIPAKKRGRPRKSVVAEVPYDSLASPVSENSGSKRPRRNASKKAVANFAQLVHAGRDDVINTTQVNNVDDTDDDDFVLNDEGDGEESDNVEIEFENELESTKNEVADLNSSGSGASVRPSGRRNTVQKLRLKKNSTKNMKSSSPGSSLGQKGRPIRLLKDLSSARDKIERIYGLNKEKLLLLAKVKEGFETSVFDFPFKNIQPDSPYFVCLDPPCKKESAYNKVIGDKNRTVYHEINKTEFENMIKLRTKRLKLLIGEVDAEVSTGDKIEFPVLANGKRRGFIYNVGGLVTDIAWLNIEENTDIGKDIQYLAVAVSQYMDEPLNEHLEMFDKEKHSSCIQIFKMNTSTLHCVKVQTIVHSFGEVWDLKWHEGCHAPHLVGCLSFVSQEGTINFLEIIDNATDVHVFKMCEKPSLTLSLADSLITTFDFLSPTTVVCGFKNGFVAEFDLTDPEVPSFYDQVHDSYILSVSTAYSDFEDTVVSTVAVDGYFYIFNPKDIATTKTTVSRFRGSNLVPVVYCPQIYSYIYSDGASSLRAVPSRAAFAVHPLVSRETTITAIGVSRLHPMVLAGSADGSLIITNAARRLLHGIKNSSATQKSLRLWKWDYSIKDDKYRIDSSYEVYPLTVNDVSKAKIDAHGINITCTKWNETSAGGKCYAFSNSAGLLTLEYLS; encoded by the coding sequence ATGGCAGTAATACCggcaaagaaaagaggaagacCTAGAAAATCTGTGGTAGCAGAAGTTCCCTATGATAGCTTGGCAAGCCCAGTATCTGAAAACTCAGGCAGTAAAAGGCCGAGGAGAAACGCATCTAAGAAAGCAGTTGCAAATTTCGCACAATTAGTGCATGCTGGTCGCGATGATGTGATAAATACTACACAAGTCAATAATGTTGATGACACcgacgatgatgattttgTATTGAATGATGAAGGTGATGGTGAGGAAAGTGACAATGTTGAGATAGAATTTGAGAATGAGTTAGAGTCTACTAAAAATGAGGTGGCGGATTTAAACAGTAGTGGAAGTGGAGCTTCTGTTAGACCCagtggaagaagaaatactGTACAGAAACTTcgtttgaagaagaattcgACTAAAAATATGAAGAGCAGCTCCCCAGGGTCAAGTCTAGGACAGAAGGGCCGTCCCATCAGGCTCCTAAAAGATCTTTCGAGTGCAAGAGACAAGattgaaagaatttatgGACTGAATAAGGAAAAGTTATTGTTGCTAGCAAAAGTTAAGGAAGGCTTTGAAACTAGCGTTTTCGATTTCCCATTCAAGAATATTCAGCCTGATTCTCCATATTTTGTATGCTTAGATCCACCGTGTAAAAAGGAAAGTGCATATAATAAAGTCATAGGGGATAAAAACAGAACCGTATATCATGAAATTAATAAGACTGAATTTGAGAATATGATCAAATTGAGAACGAAGAGATTGAAGTTACTTATCGGGGAAGTTGATGCAGAGGTATCCACTGGCGATAAAATAGAGTTTCCGGTGCTTGCTAACGGCAAAAGGCGCGGCTTTATTTACAACGTAGGAGGATTGGTAACAGATATTGCATGGCTTAATATAGAGGAAAATACTGATATAGGCAAGGATATACAATATTTAGCCGTCGCGGTATCACAGTACATGGATGAGCCTTTGAACGAGCATTTAGAAATGTTTGACAAGGAGAAGCACTCCTCCTGTATacaaattttcaaaatgaatACTTCTACTCTACATTGCGTAAAAGTTCAAACCATTGTACACTCATTTGGTGAAGTGTGGGATCTTAAATGGCACGAAGGATGTCACGCACCTCATCTGGTTGGCTGTTTATCATTCGTAAGCCAGGAAGGGacaataaattttttggaaattattGATAATGCAACCGATGTTCACGTGTTTAAGATGTGTGAGAAGCCTTCTTTGACTTTATCCCTGGCAGACAGTTTGATAACtacttttgattttttatctCCTACTACTGTTGTTTGTGGCTTTAAGAACGGATTTGTAGCAGAGTTTGACTTGACTGATCCTGAAGTGCCTTCATTTTATGACCAAGTCCATGACTCCTACATATTATCCGTTTCAACAGCCTATtcagattttgaagataCAGTCGTCAGTACAGTTGCGGTGGACGGCTACTTTTACATTTTCAATCCAAAAGACATTGCTACAACAAAGACCACGGTGTCCAGATTCAGGGGAAGTAATTTGGTTCCAGTTGTTTATTGTCCTCAAATCTACTCGTATATTTACTCAGATGGTGCAAGTTCCTTAAGGGCTGTGCCGTCTAGGGCTGCTTTCGCAGTTCATCCTTTAGTGTCGCGAGAGACGACCATAACGGCCATTGGGGTGTCAAGATTACATCCAATGGTCCTTGCTGGATCAGCAGATGGAAGTCTTATTATAACCAACGCAGCTAGGCGCCTTTTGCATGGCATTAAAAACAGTTCAGCAACTCAAAAGTCATTAAGGCTTTGGAAATGGGATTATAGCATAAAAGATGACAAATATAGAATTGATAGTTCTTATGAAGTGTATCCGCTGACGGTCAACGATGTTAGTAAAGCTAAAATAGATGCGCACGGCATTAATATAACATGTACAAAATGGAATGAAACGAGCGCTGGAGGCAAATGTTATGCATTTTCTAATAGTGCTGGACTATTAACACTCGAATACCTGTCATGA
- the ESC2 gene encoding Esc2p (SUMO-like domain protein; binds Holliday junctions and replication fork structures; stimulates the Mms4-Mus81 endonuclease in the resolution of sister chromatid junctions; role in recombination-mediated DNA damage tolerance by recruiting Rad51p; facilitate Elg1p binding to stalled replication forks; prevents toxic intermediate accumulation during replication-associated recombinational repair; role in silencing, chromatid cohesion and the intra-S-phase DNA damage checkpoint; RENi family member), translating to MTGDSRSISEPSINLDPDNTSFSDENSDDFFMDNSYDIDEIDHSDESNRQSVIVDSKVTVPPSKHSTLTLSDSEDSDAKEQHQSLSRSSSKNVNIEDITEPKPDKPSGRTRGRSVMKESVVEINSSESDLDEDKNFPRSRSRSRSSIRSISPAGKYKRQKSSLLYTYDENDDFFKELAKEAKKSTTISKESTPDQRKRVYNIKFLSKLEGTINKAVQVKVLGKYEFSKILPAALDGLMKSYKIPKVMKDIYKVENVTLYWNNAKLLTFMTCNSLHIPQDFENEVSDIDVTIVSKEYEKNFEATLESKLKEEEAALLIKERQEMERKLEKKRNEQEESEYREFESELKNVEETQEIKENDTVMNTKLLQEGGSLSGNSSSMEEVMRIALMGQDNKKIYVHVRRSTPFSKIAEYYRIQKQLPQKTRVKLLFDHDELDMNECIADQDMEDEDMVDVIID from the coding sequence ATGACCGGTGATTCCAGAAGCATCAGCGAACCCTCAATTAATCTAGATCCAGATAATACAAGTTTTTCTGATGAAAACAGCGATGACTTCTTTATGGACAATTCCTATGATATAGATGAAATCGATCATAGCGATGAAAGTAATAGGCAAAGTGTCATAGTTGACTCTAAAGTCACGGTACCGCCATCAAAGCATTCAACTCTAACATTATCTGATAGTGAAGATAGCGACGCAAAGGAACAACATCAGTCCCTGAGCAGATCATCTAGTAAAAATGTAAATATAGAAGATATTACGGAGCCCAAGCCAGACAAACCATCGGGTCGAACTAGAGGAAGATCTGTGATGAAAGAGTCTGTAGTTGAAATAAACTCATCTGAATCTGACTTAGACGAagacaaaaattttcccAGATCTAGGTCAAGGTCCAGGTCAAGCATAAGATCAATATCTCCAGCGGGAAAATACAAGCGACAGAAAAGTTCATTACTGTATACCTATGATGAAAACGATGACTTTTTCAAGGAACTTGCTAaagaagccaaaaaaaGCACCACTATTTCTAAAGAATCGACACCCGACCAGCGGAAGCGAGTTTATAACATCAAATTTCTCTCTAAGCTAGAAGGAACTATAAATAAAGCGGTCCAAGTGAAGGTCCTCGGAAAATAcgaattttcaaaaatacttCCTGCTGCTTTGGACGGATTGATGAAGTCCTATAAAATTCCGAAGGTAATGAAAGATATATACAAGGTAGAGAATGTTACTCTTTATTGGAACAATGCAAAATTACTCACTTTTATGACTTGTAATTCGCTACATATCCCACaggattttgaaaatgaagtcTCTGATATCGATGTTACTATCGTATCCAAAGAATACGAAAAGAACTTTGAAGCGACACTGGAATCAAAGttaaaggaagaagaagctgcTTTACTCATAAAAGAACGTCAGGAGATGGAAAGGAAGttagagaaaaagagaaatgaACAAGAAGAGTCCGAATATCGCGAGTTTGAATCCGAATTAAAAAACGTAGAAGAAAcacaagaaataaaagaaaatgatacAGTTATGAATACAAAACTTCTGCAAGAGGGTGGCTCTTTGTCAGGAAATAGTAGTAGCATGGAAGAAGTTATGAGAATCGCTCTCATGGGTCaagataacaaaaaaatctatgTCCATGTTAGGCGTTCAACACcattttctaaaattgCCGAATATTACAGAATCCAGAAACAGTTACCACAAAAGACGAGGGTTAAATTACTTTTTGATCATGATGAATTGGACATGAATGAGTGTATAGCCGATCAGGATATGGAAGATGAAGACATGGTTGATGTCATTATTGATTGA